Proteins from a genomic interval of Chroococcidiopsis thermalis PCC 7203:
- a CDS encoding LLM class flavin-dependent oxidoreductase: MEFSILYFSGDGSTTESDKYQLLLETAKLADKHGFSAVWTPERHFHPFGGLYPNPSVISAALAMVTEKIQLRSGSIVMPLQHPVRVAEEWAVVDNLSGGRVGLSFAPGWHADDFLLRPENYTERKEVMWRDIEIMQKLWQGEEIEFVNGSGNKVQIKTFPCPIQSQVPIWITCQADATFIGAAKIGANVLTSLLYATIDDLAQQISLYRRTLAQHGHDPKSYKVSLMMHTYIGDNEQLVKQQVKQPFCNYLKTHFGLVENLAKRINFQFNPENFTEEDRKQLLEFAFERYFQQGRVLIGTPESCRQTIARLQEIGVDEIACLVDFGLDFQTVMASLNKLTDFKQNYQLRKDTSKYSSLSLFG, from the coding sequence ATGGAATTCAGCATACTCTACTTTTCAGGCGACGGCTCAACAACTGAATCAGATAAATATCAACTGTTATTAGAAACAGCTAAACTCGCTGATAAACATGGATTTTCAGCAGTATGGACTCCCGAACGCCATTTTCATCCTTTCGGGGGTTTGTATCCAAATCCCTCGGTGATTAGTGCCGCCTTAGCAATGGTGACAGAGAAAATTCAACTCAGATCGGGTAGTATTGTAATGCCATTACAACATCCTGTCAGAGTAGCTGAAGAATGGGCAGTCGTTGATAACTTATCTGGTGGTAGAGTTGGACTTTCTTTTGCACCAGGTTGGCACGCCGATGATTTTTTATTACGACCAGAAAATTACACTGAACGTAAAGAAGTTATGTGGCGTGACATTGAGATTATGCAGAAACTTTGGCAGGGGGAAGAAATTGAATTTGTTAATGGTTCAGGCAATAAAGTTCAGATAAAAACATTTCCCTGCCCTATACAATCGCAAGTACCAATTTGGATTACTTGTCAAGCTGACGCTACATTTATTGGCGCGGCTAAGATAGGGGCTAATGTTTTAACTTCTTTGTTGTATGCCACCATTGATGATTTAGCTCAACAAATCTCTCTTTATCGTCGGACTTTGGCTCAACATGGTCACGATCCAAAAAGTTACAAAGTGTCTCTGATGATGCACACCTATATAGGAGATAATGAACAATTAGTTAAGCAACAAGTAAAGCAACCTTTTTGCAATTATCTCAAAACCCATTTTGGCTTAGTTGAGAACTTAGCTAAACGCATCAATTTTCAATTCAATCCCGAGAATTTTACAGAAGAAGACCGAAAACAGCTTTTAGAATTTGCTTTTGAGAGATATTTCCAACAAGGTAGAGTTTTAATTGGTACGCCAGAAAGTTGCCGTCAAACAATCGCACGTCTTCAAGAGATAGGAGTGGATGAAATAGCTTGTCTCGTTGATTTTGGTCTAGATTTTCAGACAGTGATGGCAAGCTTGAATAAATTAACAGATTTTAAGCAAAACTATCAGCTAAGAAAAGACACAAGTAAATATTCGAGTCTCAGCTTATTTGGGTGA
- a CDS encoding condensation domain-containing protein, producing the protein MKDINARIAALSPEQRALFEMRLKQKGLNSATIQSISKRKDTNSLPLSFNQQMLWFLHQLAPQSPVYNIPVAILLEGQLNVKALEQSLNQIRQRHEVLQTCFQMVEGQPMQERVADLTLEMPVIDLQEFAESKQQELVQKLAKQEAQCPFDISREPLLRVKLLRLRETKYVMLFTMHHIVSDAWSRGVIIRELAALYKAICSNQPSPLAELPIQYADFAAWQREWLQGEVLESQLSYWKKQLEGKLPVINLPTDKPRTDVQTFQGARRSLILPESLTKELKSFSQQQEVTLFTTLLAGFYILINWYTQQEDILVGTDVANRTWAETEVLIGFFINQLVLRTKVSDNSNFQEFLMQVREVTLGAYSHQSLPFSKLVEVINPARDLSRNPIFQVKFVLQNTPMPPLEIAGLTITVLDDVDNGTVPLDLLLDMIETDKGMAAMLRYNTDLFNVNSIDNMLKNLVQVLTTIIQNPTSTILEIKNNLTSFNRKQTESHKNQRKASEYQSLKKIKRKEVFLQ; encoded by the coding sequence GTGAAAGATATAAATGCAAGAATTGCCGCATTATCTCCAGAACAACGAGCATTGTTTGAAATGCGGCTTAAACAGAAGGGTTTAAATTCTGCCACAATTCAGTCAATATCTAAAAGAAAAGATACTAATTCATTGCCCTTGTCTTTTAACCAGCAAATGCTCTGGTTTCTTCACCAATTAGCCCCCCAAAGCCCTGTTTACAATATTCCTGTTGCTATTTTATTAGAGGGTCAACTGAATGTAAAAGCACTGGAGCAAAGCCTTAATCAAATCCGACAACGGCATGAAGTTTTGCAAACGTGTTTTCAGATGGTAGAGGGGCAACCTATGCAAGAGAGAGTTGCCGATTTAACCTTAGAGATGCCTGTCATTGATTTACAAGAATTTGCTGAAAGTAAACAGCAAGAATTGGTGCAAAAATTAGCAAAACAGGAAGCTCAATGTCCTTTCGATATATCGCGGGAACCATTGCTAAGAGTCAAGCTATTGCGGTTGCGTGAGACTAAATATGTAATGTTATTTACAATGCACCATATTGTTTCTGATGCTTGGTCTCGTGGCGTAATTATTCGAGAATTAGCGGCTTTGTATAAAGCTATTTGTTCTAATCAGCCGTCTCCCCTAGCGGAATTACCTATTCAATACGCAGACTTCGCTGCATGGCAAAGGGAATGGTTACAGGGAGAGGTTTTAGAGTCTCAGCTTTCTTATTGGAAAAAGCAACTGGAGGGTAAACTTCCGGTAATTAACTTACCTACAGATAAACCTAGGACAGACGTGCAGACTTTTCAGGGTGCTAGGCGATCGCTCATCTTACCAGAATCTTTAACTAAAGAGCTAAAGTCTTTTAGTCAACAGCAAGAAGTAACACTATTTACGACATTATTAGCTGGATTTTATATATTAATTAATTGGTATACACAACAAGAAGATATTCTTGTTGGTACAGATGTTGCGAATCGTACCTGGGCTGAAACTGAGGTATTAATTGGCTTTTTTATTAACCAATTAGTGCTAAGAACAAAGGTATCAGATAACTCTAATTTTCAAGAATTTCTTATGCAGGTGCGAGAAGTAACATTAGGTGCTTACTCTCATCAATCTCTGCCTTTTAGTAAGTTAGTAGAAGTTATCAATCCCGCTCGCGATCTCAGCCGTAACCCAATATTTCAAGTTAAGTTTGTCCTGCAAAATACCCCGATGCCGCCTTTGGAAATTGCGGGTTTGACTATCACTGTTTTGGATGATGTTGATAACGGTACTGTTCCTCTTGATTTGTTGTTAGACATGATAGAAACAGACAAAGGAATGGCGGCTATGTTGAGATACAATACAGACCTGTTTAATGTAAATAGTATTGATAATATGTTAAAAAATCTCGTGCAGGTTTTAACTACTATAATTCAAAACCCAACCTCTACAATATTAGAAATAAAAAATAATTTAACTTCTTTTAATCGTAAACAGACTGAGTCTCACAAAAATCAGCGTAAAGCATCTGAATATCAGAGCTTAAAAAAAATTAAAAGAAAAGAAGTATTTTTACAATAA
- a CDS encoding non-ribosomal peptide synthetase: protein MQTQIHGFRLSPQQRRLWLLQKDSSVYQSYCAILLEGNLNQEILKAALHQVVNRHEILRTNFHTYNGVMKIPVQVISDRVNNISLSEHYFPQQETLENSLEQLLQSLCQKNFDCEQESLLHADLVIISPKKHILLISLPALCADLESLNILVVELGRCYSACLSGEEIAEEPMQYAEIAEWQNEVLESGEAEINGGKQLNINSIFNLKLPYSNQQTRDLYFNPQYYSKEIQPNLVAQIDAIAQKLNITTYVFFLTCWQILLWRLTQNTDLMIGTASNGRNYEELQYSLGILSKYLPLYCQFEEEHEFINLLSEVKEATEDLFELHGRFAWEKNIELDPESLFFPFCFEFTSAVAKQYAGDICFSIYQQYACIDRFHLKLSCVRQDDVIKLEFFYDANVYTLEAIKRLASQFETLLTSVIENPQGAIASFDILSSQERTQLLVDNNTKTVAPQYQCIHHWFESQCDRTPNYVAVVYDNQQLTYSELNARANQLAHHLQQMGVGSEVIVGICLERSLEMVIGVLAILKAGGAYLPLDPNHPKERLAFILEETSAPILLTQQHLLPVLPAHNAKVLCLDCDWEKIEQQNIFNPTSQTISDNLAYIIYTSGSTGKPKGTLVPHRGLVNYLTWCTQAYAVQEGKGTVVHSSLAFDLTITSLSPLLVGRCIELLPEDQSIESLRSALSQGSNYSLVKITPAHLQLLSHQLSPSQANGRTRAFIIGGENLLAQSVSFWQKFAPDTMLINEYGPTETVVGCCIYQVPQGETLSGSIPIGHPIANTQLYVLNKYYQPVPIGVPGELYIGGAGVARGYLNRPQLTAEKFIPNPFSDEPGARLYKTGDLVRFRLDGNLEFLGRIDNQVKVRGFRIELGEIEALLVQHPAVEEAVVIVREDTPGDERLVAYVVPDSHVTPVPSELRSYLKEQLPEYMLPSAFIQLDALPLTTNGKVDRQALPAPNQADIAQLGNIFVAPHTPVEEMLAGVWAQILRLQQVGIHDNFFDLGGHSLIATQVISQVRKTFGVELTLHHLFKLPTVAGLAKHIEIALKAEPQLNSEPSLKRVSRDEELPLSFAQQRLWFLHQLNPNSTAYNGSNLVRLQGTLNVAALEDSINEIVRRHEVLRTYFAVVEGRPIQKIISELKVPLPIVNLQHLSVIEREKEVQRLEVENAQQPFDLTQAPLLRLALLRLTQEEHILLITMHHIISDAWSAGVFIREVTALYEAFSTGKPSLLPELPIQYADYAVWQQQWLQGERLDTQLTYWKQQLENAKTILELPTDKPRTQLQTSLGKKHSFTLSATLTDKLKSLSQQEGVTLFMTLLAAFNTLLYHYTKQEDILVGSPIANRNRSELEGLIGFFINTLVLRTNLSFSHNPSFQELLQQVRKTALGAYAHQELPFDKLVAELQPQRNLNHSPLFQVWFVLQNAPKSNLEMKGLNLSLLESESGTVRHELKLQFTQTPEGLEGFFEYKTDLFHATTITRMAVVLETLLTTVVEQPEMLLDQLVQLMQETEKQQQLIQNQELQQARVQKLGKIGRKAITGKIES from the coding sequence ATGCAAACACAAATACATGGATTTAGACTTTCGCCACAACAACGGCGTTTGTGGTTATTACAAAAGGACTCTTCTGTTTACCAGTCATATTGTGCAATCCTTTTAGAAGGGAATTTAAATCAAGAAATTTTAAAAGCAGCCTTACATCAAGTCGTCAATAGACATGAAATTTTGCGAACAAACTTCCACACTTACAATGGAGTCATGAAAATTCCCGTTCAGGTAATTAGCGATCGCGTTAATAATATATCGCTTTCTGAACATTATTTTCCGCAACAAGAAACTTTAGAAAATAGCTTAGAACAGCTATTGCAATCTTTATGTCAAAAGAATTTTGATTGTGAGCAAGAATCACTTTTACACGCTGACTTAGTGATTATATCGCCAAAAAAACACATATTGTTGATTAGTTTACCTGCTCTGTGTGCTGATTTAGAATCATTAAATATTTTAGTTGTTGAGCTTGGTAGATGTTATAGTGCTTGTTTATCTGGGGAGGAAATTGCTGAGGAACCGATGCAATATGCCGAAATTGCTGAATGGCAGAATGAGGTTTTAGAGTCAGGAGAAGCAGAAATAAATGGTGGAAAACAGTTAAACATAAATAGTATTTTTAATTTAAAACTACCTTATTCAAATCAGCAAACAAGAGATTTATATTTTAATCCTCAATATTACAGTAAAGAAATCCAGCCCAATTTGGTGGCTCAGATAGATGCGATCGCCCAAAAATTAAATATTACTACCTATGTATTTTTCTTAACTTGCTGGCAAATATTACTTTGGCGTTTAACTCAAAATACCGACTTAATGATCGGCACTGCTAGTAATGGTCGTAACTACGAGGAATTGCAATATTCTCTAGGAATATTAAGTAAATATTTACCTTTATATTGCCAATTTGAAGAAGAACATGAATTTATAAATTTATTATCAGAGGTAAAAGAAGCTACAGAAGACCTATTTGAATTACATGGTAGGTTTGCCTGGGAGAAAAATATAGAGTTAGATCCAGAAAGTTTATTCTTCCCATTTTGCTTTGAATTTACTTCTGCTGTAGCCAAGCAATATGCTGGTGATATCTGCTTTTCAATATATCAACAGTATGCTTGTATTGACAGATTTCACCTCAAATTATCTTGTGTCCGTCAAGATGATGTTATAAAGCTTGAATTTTTCTATGATGCCAATGTCTACACTTTAGAAGCTATTAAGCGTTTAGCAAGTCAATTCGAGACACTGTTAACGAGTGTAATTGAGAATCCCCAAGGAGCGATCGCTAGCTTTGACATCCTCAGTTCCCAAGAACGCACTCAACTTTTAGTTGACAACAACACGAAAACCGTTGCTCCTCAATACCAATGTATACATCACTGGTTTGAGTCGCAGTGCGATCGCACACCAAACTATGTTGCAGTAGTGTATGACAACCAGCAACTAACTTACAGTGAACTAAACGCACGCGCCAATCAGTTAGCTCATCACCTACAACAGATGGGTGTAGGCTCAGAAGTCATAGTAGGGATTTGCTTAGAGCGATCGCTAGAGATGGTAATTGGAGTGTTAGCAATTCTGAAAGCAGGTGGCGCTTACTTACCATTAGATCCCAACCATCCCAAAGAACGGTTAGCTTTTATTTTAGAAGAAACCTCTGCACCCATACTCTTAACTCAACAACACCTGCTCCCAGTTCTTCCTGCTCACAATGCTAAAGTACTCTGCTTAGACTGTGATTGGGAAAAAATTGAGCAGCAAAATATATTTAACCCGACTAGCCAGACCATTTCTGACAACCTAGCCTATATTATTTATACCTCCGGCTCCACTGGTAAACCAAAAGGAACGCTCGTTCCCCATCGAGGACTAGTTAATTATCTTACTTGGTGTACCCAAGCCTATGCAGTCCAAGAAGGCAAAGGAACTGTAGTACACTCTTCTCTAGCCTTCGATCTCACTATTACTAGTCTATCCCCCTTATTAGTAGGACGTTGCATAGAACTCCTCCCAGAAGACCAAAGCATCGAGTCTTTACGCAGTGCCTTATCTCAAGGCTCAAACTATAGCTTAGTAAAAATTACACCTGCTCATTTGCAATTACTCTCACACCAATTATCACCTTCACAAGCAAATGGTCGCACCAGAGCCTTTATCATCGGTGGCGAAAACCTATTAGCACAAAGCGTTAGCTTCTGGCAAAAGTTTGCACCAGACACAATGCTAATTAATGAATATGGACCAACAGAGACGGTTGTGGGTTGCTGTATTTATCAAGTACCCCAGGGTGAAACACTCTCAGGCTCAATTCCTATTGGTCATCCCATCGCCAACACCCAACTGTACGTCCTCAATAAGTACTACCAGCCAGTACCCATAGGAGTTCCAGGTGAACTATATATTGGTGGCGCTGGTGTAGCGAGAGGATATTTAAATCGTCCTCAACTCACAGCAGAAAAATTTATTCCCAATCCCTTTAGTGACGAACCGGGTGCAAGGCTATATAAGACGGGTGATTTAGTTCGTTTTCGTTTAGACGGAAATTTAGAGTTTTTAGGAAGAATAGATAATCAAGTAAAAGTAAGAGGCTTTCGGATCGAATTAGGAGAAATAGAAGCATTACTGGTACAACACCCAGCCGTAGAGGAAGCAGTAGTCATAGTGCGCGAGGATACACCAGGCGACGAGCGTTTGGTAGCTTACGTTGTGCCTGATAGTCATGTAACTCCAGTCCCTAGCGAACTGCGGAGTTATCTAAAAGAGCAACTACCAGAATATATGCTGCCATCAGCGTTTATCCAGTTAGATGCTCTGCCATTAACAACTAATGGTAAAGTGGATCGTCAAGCTTTACCTGCACCGAACCAAGCAGATATTGCTCAATTAGGAAATATCTTTGTCGCTCCTCACACACCTGTTGAAGAAATGCTGGCTGGAGTTTGGGCGCAAATCCTCCGCTTACAGCAAGTTGGTATCCATGACAATTTCTTTGATTTAGGTGGACACTCTCTTATTGCTACTCAGGTAATCTCCCAAGTACGAAAAACGTTTGGGGTAGAACTAACGCTACACCATTTGTTTAAATTACCCACAGTAGCCGGACTTGCCAAACATATAGAAATTGCATTGAAGGCTGAACCACAATTAAATTCCGAACCTTCTCTAAAACGTGTTTCACGCGATGAAGAATTACCCTTGTCTTTTGCTCAACAAAGGCTGTGGTTTCTCCATCAATTAAATCCCAACTCAACAGCCTACAATGGTTCTAACTTGGTGCGACTGCAAGGAACACTAAATGTAGCTGCATTAGAAGACAGTATTAACGAGATCGTGCGGCGACATGAAGTTTTACGGACGTACTTTGCAGTTGTGGAAGGGCGACCAATTCAGAAAATTATTTCTGAGTTAAAAGTACCTTTACCAATTGTAAATTTACAGCATTTATCAGTAATTGAAAGAGAAAAAGAAGTACAAAGGCTAGAGGTAGAAAATGCCCAGCAGCCATTTGATTTGACACAAGCGCCATTGCTGCGGTTGGCGCTTTTGCGTCTCACCCAAGAAGAACACATCTTGTTAATAACAATGCACCATATTATCTCTGATGCTTGGTCAGCAGGAGTGTTTATCCGCGAGGTGACAGCACTTTACGAAGCCTTTTCAACTGGAAAACCTTCTTTGCTACCAGAGTTACCAATTCAATATGCTGATTATGCAGTATGGCAACAGCAATGGTTACAAGGAGAAAGGCTTGATACCCAATTAACCTACTGGAAGCAACAGTTAGAGAACGCTAAAACAATTCTAGAATTACCAACAGATAAACCCCGCACCCAACTACAAACTTCTTTAGGAAAAAAACACTCGTTCACTCTATCTGCAACACTAACTGACAAGCTCAAATCTCTCAGTCAGCAAGAAGGTGTAACTTTATTTATGACTCTGCTGGCAGCTTTCAATACTTTGCTATACCACTATACAAAGCAAGAAGATATTCTTGTAGGTTCTCCTATTGCTAACCGTAACCGTAGTGAATTAGAGGGGTTAATTGGCTTTTTTATCAACACTCTAGTATTACGTACTAATCTCTCTTTTTCTCATAACCCCAGCTTTCAAGAGTTATTGCAACAGGTAAGAAAAACAGCTTTAGGAGCTTATGCACATCAAGAGTTACCTTTCGATAAGTTAGTAGCAGAACTACAACCACAGCGTAATTTAAATCATTCACCACTATTTCAAGTATGGTTTGTTTTGCAAAATGCTCCTAAATCCAACCTTGAAATGAAAGGGCTAAATCTCAGCCTTTTAGAAAGTGAAAGTGGCACTGTTCGCCATGAATTAAAGCTACAATTCACACAAACACCAGAAGGGCTAGAAGGTTTTTTTGAGTATAAAACAGATTTATTTCATGCAACTACTATTACTCGCATGGCAGTTGTTTTAGAAACACTACTAACAACCGTTGTGGAACAACCTGAGATGTTACTTGACCAGCTAGTACAACTAATGCAGGAAACAGAAAAACAACAGCAACTTATTCAAAATCAAGAACTACAACAAGCTCGGGTTCAGAAGTTGGGCAAAATTGGGCGCAAGGCGATTACTGGCAAAATTGAATCATAA
- a CDS encoding TauD/TfdA family dioxygenase: MNLKTFKRKSITVSSENLVTTNFLESTQQLPLVIQPAVDGVNLVSWASSNRDWIEKQLIQYGGLLFRNFPINTHSEFANFMQAVAGELIEYSYRSTPRSQVDGKIYTSTEYPPDQSIPLHNEMAYCLNWPMKIAFFCVKAAEQGGETPIADSRKVFQRIDPKIKEQFIQKKIMYVRNYGQGIDLPWETVFQTNDKAEVEAYCQSTGIDFTWLDVNKLKTRQVCQAVATHPQTGDLVWFNQAHLFHISSLKAEVRQSLLAVLNSEELPRNSYYGDASEIEISVLEEIQAIYEQETVTFSWQEGDILLLDNMLVAHGRKPFTGARKVLVGMAQPYSNK; encoded by the coding sequence ATGAATTTAAAAACATTCAAAAGAAAATCAATTACAGTTTCTTCAGAAAACTTGGTTACAACCAATTTCTTAGAATCTACTCAACAACTACCTCTTGTCATTCAACCTGCTGTCGATGGTGTGAATTTAGTCAGTTGGGCTAGCAGTAACCGTGACTGGATAGAAAAACAATTAATTCAATACGGAGGTCTGCTTTTTCGCAATTTTCCGATTAATACTCATAGCGAATTTGCTAATTTTATGCAGGCTGTAGCAGGAGAATTAATCGAATACTCTTATCGTTCAACTCCGCGTAGTCAAGTTGATGGTAAGATATACACATCAACAGAATATCCACCCGATCAATCAATTCCTTTACATAACGAAATGGCCTATTGTCTTAATTGGCCAATGAAAATTGCCTTCTTTTGTGTAAAGGCAGCAGAGCAAGGCGGAGAAACACCAATTGCTGATAGTCGTAAAGTATTTCAACGAATAGATCCAAAAATCAAAGAGCAATTTATTCAGAAAAAGATTATGTATGTCCGTAATTATGGACAAGGGATTGATTTACCTTGGGAAACTGTATTTCAAACTAACGATAAAGCCGAAGTTGAAGCTTATTGTCAATCTACTGGCATTGATTTTACATGGCTAGATGTAAATAAACTTAAAACTCGTCAAGTTTGTCAAGCTGTTGCTACCCATCCTCAGACTGGCGATTTAGTTTGGTTTAATCAAGCACATTTATTTCATATTTCAAGCTTAAAAGCTGAAGTTCGTCAATCTTTACTTGCTGTACTAAATTCTGAAGAATTACCACGAAACTCTTATTATGGAGATGCTTCAGAAATTGAAATATCTGTATTAGAAGAAATTCAAGCAATATATGAGCAAGAAACAGTAACATTCTCTTGGCAAGAAGGAGATATTTTATTATTAGATAATATGCTAGTTGCTCATGGACGTAAGCCATTCACAGGCGCGAGAAAAGTTTTGGTAGGTATGGCACAACCTTATAGCAACAAATAG